The following proteins come from a genomic window of Verrucomicrobiia bacterium:
- the uppP gene encoding undecaprenyl-diphosphatase UppP, with protein MTTIEAIILGLTQGLTEFIPVSSSGHLVLLHQAMGITENGLTFDVALHIGTLGALVLYFCKDIVLLIQGILGRNEYKRVAWLIALATIPAVIAGMVLQGSAESAFRSTRLVAVNLIAVALLMLAAEAFAKRYKHKAGLKEISWKQALAVGIAQGAAIVPGVSRSGGTITTGLFMGIDRVAATRFSFLLGIPITAGAIVKVLATGESAHMMGQETGLFVVGIVTALVSGLFAIKFLLKYLSGHTLAAFAYYRIGLGLLVLLVTL; from the coding sequence ATGACTACCATAGAGGCGATTATCCTAGGACTGACGCAGGGTCTGACCGAGTTTATCCCGGTATCGAGTTCTGGCCACTTGGTACTGTTGCATCAAGCCATGGGGATTACAGAAAATGGCCTGACCTTTGACGTGGCCTTACATATTGGCACGCTTGGTGCGCTTGTGCTGTATTTTTGTAAAGACATTGTTTTGTTGATTCAGGGAATACTGGGCAGAAACGAATACAAGCGGGTGGCTTGGCTGATTGCTCTGGCAACCATTCCGGCAGTGATTGCTGGCATGGTGCTACAGGGTTCTGCCGAATCAGCTTTTCGGTCTACTCGGTTGGTGGCGGTCAACCTGATTGCAGTGGCACTACTTATGCTGGCGGCCGAAGCTTTTGCCAAGCGCTACAAACATAAGGCGGGACTAAAAGAGATCTCGTGGAAGCAAGCGCTGGCCGTGGGCATAGCCCAGGGGGCGGCAATTGTTCCCGGCGTGTCACGTTCGGGCGGCACCATTACCACTGGTTTGTTTATGGGGATCGACCGGGTGGCGGCCACGCGGTTCTCGTTCTTGCTGGGCATACCTATTACCGCCGGAGCCATTGTAAAAGTTCTGGCAACGGGTGAGTCGGCACACATGATGGGGCAAGAGACAGGTTTGTTTGTGGTAGGCATTGTGACGGCTTTGGTGAGCGGACTGTTCGCCATCAAATTCTTACTGAAATATCTTTCGGGACATACGCTGGCTGCTTTTGCTTATTATCGGATTGGTTTGGGCCTACTTGTTTTGCTCGTCACGTTATAA